Below is a genomic region from Maledivibacter sp..
GTCAAGGTCCTTTGCCCGATGTGGAGATCAATGTTGACCATTACAGAATAAGGCAAGTTATTGACAATCTTATACAAAATGCAAAACGATATGCAAATAGTGATGGAAAGATAAGTGCTGGAGTGAAATTAAAGAACGATAATAAAATTGTGGTCTTTATCACCGACAATGGTGAAGGAATTCCAGAAGAAGATATAGAGAACATATTCGAGAAATTCTTTAGAGGAGAAAAATCTCGTTCTAGGGAGTATGGGGGTGTCGGCTTAGGTTTGGCAATCTGTAAGCATATTGTAGAAGCCCATGGTGGAGAAATATGGGTTGATAGTAAGACTGGAAGGGGAAGTACATTCTATTTTACTATACCAACGTTATAGGTTGAATTATATTGTTTTTAAAGGGAGATGTTGCATGACTTAGGGTATTAGAAGTAAAACTTTACTTTGTAGACGACTATTTGGGATATGATATAAAGGATTTAATAAAGGGAAAAAAAGTACATAAATTCATAATTGGAAGAATATCCTTTCCATATATACAAGTTTTGGAGAGGAGTAAATCAATGAAAAAATTAGTATGTAGAAAATGCGGGGGAAGTTTTTTTAGGTTTAGAAAAAAAGATTCCAGTATTGAATGCTTTAAATGCAAAATTCCAATAAATATCTCAAATTTTAAGGGAAATAACATAGACCACCTATGGATTTCATGGAAAAGCTATAAAGAATAGACACAGGGGATAAAGATCAAAAAATAAACTTTAAAGCTAATTAATCAAAATTTACAGGAACTTAAGGGTAAATTTATACTTAAACCTTTGTTAAATATAAAGAATATATGTATTAGGGCAGAAAAACCTAATTACTATTAGGTTTGGTAAAAAACATTTAAATAATTCTAATGTAGTAGGAGCTTATTGAAATGAAATCCTATAAATATTACTGAATAGCAAGCTCATTATATTCGTTTATAAGTATGTCAAGTTTCTGACTAGCAGCTATCACAAAAGGGTCCAACAAGTCTCCGTTACAAATTCTGATTAAATTTTCTAAGTCTCGTCTTGATTCTTCCAACGTAATGTCAGTTATTCTAATCATTAGTATAGTACCCCCTAAAAAATTGTATCAATATAGAAGCTTATGTAAGGTAATGCCAAGAAAAATGATATCATTATTAGAGTTACCAGTCAATAGGAGAATGTGTCAAAACTTGTAAAAAAAGAATTTTTCTTTATGTTTCTAACATTGTAATGTTAAAAAGGGTAAGATAAACACATGTATTGTAGATTTCAATTAGAAATTGAATTAAATGAAATATTAGACAAGAGTTATGAGAAACTTTGTCTAGATAGCAAATCGCATAATTACTTTCTATAGAAACCATTTACCACATGTAGTTTTAAAATCCCAATAGCTATACCATATATATTATGCAATTTCCTCTAGATATAAGATTAAGGATATTTTGCATTAACAAGAATTCTTAAGAATTTAACAATAGAAGCTTCTAGAAAAATGTGTGTAAAAACGATAACAATAATTTTCCATTTGACTTTTGTTTTTGAACATGATAAGATATTCCTTGTCGCTAAGAAAAAGCGACGAAACAAATGTCGAAAAAAGTATTGACAAGCTTAAACAAAAATGGTATTATATTTAAGCGTCGTTGGTGAGAAACGAAGCGAAAAAACTTTGGACATTGAAAACTAAACAGTGTAAGGAATTAAACCTTAGTTTGATAATAAATTCAAACTATAAAGAAACGCCAGTTTTATTTTAAGAGTTTGATCCTGGCTCAGGATGAACGCTGGCGGCGTGCTTAACA
It encodes:
- a CDS encoding aspartyl-phosphate phosphatase Spo0E family protein: MIRITDITLEESRRDLENLIRICNGDLLDPFVIAASQKLDILINEYNELAIQ